A genomic window from Purpureocillium takamizusanense chromosome 2, complete sequence includes:
- a CDS encoding uncharacterized protein (EggNog:ENOG503NY6K~COG:U~TransMembrane:4 (i145-166o201-218i238-268o288-308i)), with protein sequence MFRAARPVLRLSPGASLASSLSRRHAPTAAPRVSARVELPTWSSLSRFASSNANNSNRGKSNPKSENPPPPKQPIDREHEMEVAQKKLEPRPEEVSSQSSVRHVMEGSGQSDTPEPASLTTGLKHDIGIVRDTFRLTRVPKESHILGLAGTVPYLATSLSTVFLAWDVTKQVPTGNRLYDALFIPHDTAHYLLSAIEPLQLGYGAVIISFLGAIHWGLEYAEKEPLRERTRFRYGMGVVASVVAWPTLFLPFEAALTTQFMAFVALYFADSRASSRGWAPPWYGMYRFLLTVMVGLAILVSLVGRASISQHGRLSSQGLSSTMESPGIADRSTNWAKLEAEEKEKLRKEKKEAEQKAKKEAAKNEGNKGAEKDANAQQFSKTKDEGDKANDQSSSAKDGGESAEGKDEKNDKAQKGGKQGKDEKGSEDDSDPADSGRKGDKKEDRDDRKKDEPRKSQNE encoded by the exons ATGTTTCGAGCCGCGCGCCCCGTCCTCCGCCTCTCCCCGGGTGCTTCCCTGGCGAgctccctctcccgccgccatgctcccACGGCAGCTCCCAGGGTCAGCGCGCGCGTAGAGCTGCCGACCTGGTCCTCCCTGTCACGCTTCGCTagcagcaacgccaacaacagcaacagaGGCAAGTCCAATCCCAAGTCGGAGAACCCTCCACCGCCCAAGCAGCCCATCGACCGGGAGCACGAGATGGAGGTCGCccagaagaagctcgagccTCGGCCCGAAGAGGTCTCCAGCCAGAGCTCCGTCCGCCACGTCATGGAGGGATCGGGCCAGTCCGACACCCCAGAGCCGGCCTCATTGACAACCGGCTTGAAGCACGATATC GGCATTGTGCGAGATACCTTTCGCCTCACGCGGGTGCCCAAGGAATCTCAcatccttggcctcgccggcacggTCCCCTACCTCGCGACGTCCCTCTCGACCGTCTTTCTCGCCTGGGATGTCACCAAGCAAGTTCCCACGGGAAACCGGCTCTACGATGCCCTCTTCATCCCCCACGACACAGCACACTACCTTCTCAGCGCCATTGAGCCCCTGCAGCTTGGCtacggcgccgtcatcataTCCTTCCTCGGCGCAATCCACTGG GGTCTCGAGTATGCTGAAAAGGAGCCTCTTCGGGAGCGCACCCGCTTCCGCTACGGCATGGGCGTCGTTGCCTCCGTGGTCGCATGGCCCACCCTCTTTCTCCCATTCGAGGCGGCCCTTACCACGCAGTTCATGGCCTTTGTTGCCCTGTACTTCGCCGACTCGCGTGCTTCCTCCCGCGGCTGGGCGCCACCGTGGTACGGCATGTATCGCTTTTTGCTGACCGTCAtggtcggcctcgccatcctcgtgTCCCTCGTGGGCCGTGCCTCAATCAGCCAGCACGGCCGCCTGAGTAGCCAAGGCCTCAGCTCCACCATGGAGAGCCCCGGTATCGCGGACAGAAGCACGAATTGGGCCAAGCTTGAagccgaggagaaggagaagctgcgcaaggaaaagaaggaggccgaacagaaggccaagaaggaggccgCAAAGAACGAGGGCAACAAGGGTGCGGAGAAGGACGCAAACGCTCAACAATTCAGCAAAACAAAGGATGAGGGAGACAAGGCCAATGATCAGTCAAGCAGTGCCAAGGACGGTGGGGAgtccgccgagggcaaggacgagAAAAACGACAAAGCACAGAAGGGCGGCAAGCAGGGCAAGGATGAGAAGGGCTCAGAGGACGACAGTGACCCCGCGGATAGCGGGAGAAAGGGAGATAAAAAGGAAGATCGTGACGACAGGAAAAAAGATGAGCCCCGCAAGAGCCAGAACGAATAA
- a CDS encoding uncharacterized protein (COG:Z~EggNog:ENOG503NWB0~BUSCO:EOG09260GR8), with product MADKEEDFSSLPLPDRFTHKLWKVRKEAYEEAAKQFSVSPDESDPCFRPFLNDPNLLKAAVSDSNVAAQQEGITALCAFLKYGGRDCALRTRGLTITPMVEKSLSSTRATTKQNALEAILLYIELDAAAPVLEDVMPGLSNKVPKNVAATLNALTAIFHNYGCKIVDPKPVLKALPKVFGAADKNVRAEATSLTVELYRWLREAMKPMFWGELKPTQQTDLESQFEKIKAEPPPKQERLLRSQQAVAETAAGGDEDDGAVDGEEADAGEEMDAFALAEPVDITKKIPSNFSDMLASSKWKDRKEAVDALGQVLNVPRIKDGDFNEVTRGLAKCMKDANVAVVTQAAQCIEMLAKGLRQAFSKHRPTVMQPIMDRLKEKKQTVADALGAALDAVFSSTNLADCLEDIIAYLSNKNPQVKEGTMRFLIRCLRTTRDVPSKPEVASICEAGKKLLSESSPALRDGGAEILGTVMKIIGERAMTPYLDGLDDIRKTKVKEFFETADVKAKEKPKPAPAAKVPPPSAKKALGAKKPVVKKASPATVAPVAESAPSSPRPTCKVGAPGSKLGLPKSSGLGGLKAPQKRTLAGSGTASPRRAPSGPPVMPSDDEPVAVPPQPRLGPSRGLAGRSLAKPAAAPPQMPVESQSSSSGFTAVERAELEELRAANDRLTKQIDDLRQERSKFLSEIQELKNQNAGLIEDHTRDVLSIKAKETQLVRARSDAEATEQVNERLRREMDRLKKALNNAEGLNAGSGVVSPRVASPGTDDAGIFRDPGSAAVNRNRMSFASTMSEEKENGETMHPRTKLSPDLRHNGSSASSGRGSPARNFRNMAAYRDDVSDSGSAITRERPVSSLPQPAGGGGVESWRRAAEVTSQLKARIEQMKAKQGFSRP from the exons atggccgacaaGGAAGAGGACTTTAGTTCCCTCCCGCTCCCAGATCGCTTCACCCATAAG CTTTGGAAAGTCAGGAAAGAGGCCTACGAGGAGGCAGCGAAACAGTTTTCCGTATCACCGGACGAATCCGACCCCTGCTTCCGACCTTTCCTCAACGATCCAAATCTGCTAAAGGCTGCGGTCTCAGACTccaacgtcgccgcgcaACAAGAAGGCATCACCGCACTCTGCGCTTTTCTCAAGTATGGCGGACGAGACTGCGCCCTGCGGACGCGCGGGTTGACCATCACGCCGATGGTCGAGAAGAGCCTGTCGTCCACCAGGGCAACCACCAAGCAaaacgccctcgaggccattCTGCTCTATATCGAGCtcgatgctgccgcgccAGTGCTCGAGGATGTCATGCCGGGCCTCTCAAACAAAGTACCAAAGAATGTGGCAGCAACGCTCAACGCCCTAACGGCCATCTTCCACAACTATGGCTGCAAGATCGTCGACCCGAAACCTGTACTCAAAGCGCTGCCTAAAGTTTTCGGTGCCGCCGACAAAAACGTTCGCGCTGAGGCGACTAGTCTCACCGTCGAATTGTACCGATGGTTGCGTGAGGCCATGAAGCCCATGTTTTGGGGAGAACTGAAGCCTACGCAGCAAACTGACCTTGAATCACAGTTTGAAAAGATCAAAGCAGAGCCCCCGCCGAAGCAAGAACGTCTTCTGCGGTCACAGCAGGCCGTTGCGGAGActgccgccgggggcgatgaggatgatggggCTGTGGACGGAGAGGAGGCCGACGCAGGTGAAGAAATGGACGCCTTCGCCCTtgccgagcccgtcgacatcACCAAGAAGATACCCTCAAACTTCAGCGACAtgctggcgtcgtcgaagtGGAAGGATCGGAAGGAGGCGGTCGACGCGCTTGGCCAAGTCCTAAATGTACCGCGCATCAAAGACGGCGACTTCAACGAGGTGACAAGGGGCCTGGCGAAGTGCATGAAGGACGCCAATGTCGCAGTCGTCACTCAGGCAGCTCAGTGCATTGAGATGCTGGCCAAAGGGCTGCGACAGGCCTTCTCCAAGCATCGCCCGACCGTCATGCAACCCATCATGGATCGtctcaaggagaagaagcagacAGTCGctgatgccctcggcgccgctctCGATGCTGTCTTTTCGTCTACGAACTTGGCTGACTGTCTCGAGGACATCATCGCGTACCTCAGCAATAAGAATCCTCAGGTTAAGGAGGGAACGATGAGATTCCTGATTCGATGCCTGCGGACTACGCGAGACGTCCCAAGCAAGCCTGAAGTCGCATCCATCTGCGAGGCTGGCAAGAAACTGCTATCTGAATCGAGCCCCGCGCTGCGTGACGGTGGCGCGGAGATCCTAGGAACGGTCATGAAGATTATTGGAGAGCGCGCTATGACGCCGTACCTCGATGGCTTGGACGATATTCGGAAGaccaaggtcaaggagtTCTTTGAGACtgccgacgtcaaggccaaggagaagcccaagcccgcacccgccgccaaggtcccgccgccctcaGCTAAGAAGGCTCTCGGAGCGAAAAAACCAGTTGTGAAAAAGGCCTCACCGGCGACTGTTGCCCCTGTCGCAGAgtcggcaccgtcgtcgccgaggcccacGTGCAAGGTAGGCGCCCCAGGAAGCAAGCTAGGGCTGCCCAAGTCATCGGGTCTTGGTGGGCTCAAGGCACCACAAAAGCGTACCCTTGCAGGCTCCGGGACGGCGTCTCCCAGAAGGGCCCCGAGCGGGCCGCCGGTCATGCCTTCCGATGATGAGCCTGTCGCAGTACCTCCACAACCTCGCCTCGGGCCCTCtcgtgggctggctggtcgaTCGCTGGCGAAGCCTGCGGCAGCTCCCCCGCAGATGCCTGTAGAATCGCAGTCGTCATCCAGCGGCTTCACTGCTGTCGAAcgggccgagctcgaggagctccgtGCTGCTAATGATCGTCTGACCAAGCAGATTGACGATTTGCGGCAGGAGCGAAGCAAGTTCCTGTCTGAGATCCAAGAGCTCAAGAATCAGAACGCTGGCCTTATCGAGGACCACACCAGGGATGTCTTGagcatcaaggccaaggaaACCCAACTTGTACGCGCTCGGAGCGACGCTGAAGCCACCGAGCAGGTCAACGAACGACTGCGACGAGAGATGGACCGTCTGAAGAAGGCGCTCAATAACGCCGAAGGGCTGAACGCTGGCTCGGGAGTTGTCAGCCCGCGGGTCGCATCCCCAGGCACGGATGACGCGGGCATTTTCCGAGATCCCGGATCAGCGGCTGTCAACCGTAATCGAATGAGCTTCGCAAGCACCATGTCTGAGGAAAAGGAGAATGGAGAGACGATGCACCCGAGAACTAAGTTAAGCCCAGACCTGAGACACAACGGGAGCTCCGCGTCATCAGGCCGAGGCTCGCCTGCCCGAAACTTTAGAAACATGGCAGCGTATCGGGACGACGTCAGCGACTCCGGGTCTGCGATAACGAGGGAACGACCAGTCTCGTCTctgccccagcccgccggcggtggcggggtTGAGAGTTGGAGGAGAGCCGCGGAGGTGACGAGTCAGCTTAAGGCCCGAATTGAGCAGATGAAG GCCAAACAGGGATTCAGCCGGCCTTGA
- a CDS encoding Non-specific serine/threonine protein kinase (EggNog:ENOG503P3JT~COG:T~SMCOG1030:serine/threonine protein kinase~antiSMASH:Cluster_2.3), whose translation MEDELVIEDEEEAEQEYDWRDDEEPIAKYRPGGFHPVCPGQLYNDRYLARRKLGSGAYSTVWLVQDMQNHEFRAMKVLTADSYAEDDQHIFEVEILKHLRTADPKHKGYSYINHLLDEFEHEGPNGKHVCLIFEPMGMSLQGYADCLAREGLGPVLPAYAIASITKQLLWALSYAHENGVIHTDIKLDNIFVRFSTDMKEEIDKDFLPSTYPLVDFVKPYEPYRVLRSMPMYLYWANNLDEMLDVQICLGDWGVASWKHKHLCERVQPEAMRAPEVFLRSDWDESVDIWSLGPTILRLLNDEPMFITEVAGHEGDPSYSEPFILMQMQLLFGGGHFPASMLDRGNPEYVEMVFNEKGRVKFYDDEEPASFREGRWTQNIPKSFREDVTSWFEFLMKLDPRERPSIRELLDHPWLSTERVKPSMEAATDSADEEGGKVSVSVKAAMGEEQEAKNASNANEGHLGAVKKEGEVMDEDTASSGGQMPENATQGRQRDKEAQASSRPEVAAPSGLEEADQVTKAE comes from the exons ATGGAGGACGAATTGGTCAtcgaagatgaagaagaggcaGAACAAGAGTATGACTGGCGCGATGACGAAGAGCCCATTGCAAAATATCGACCTGGTGGCTTTCACCCCGTCTGCCCTGGTCAACTCTACAACGACCGCTACCTCGCACGCCGCAAGCTTGGCAGCGGCGCTTATTCGACAGTTTGGCTCGTACAGGATATGCAGAACCATGAGTTTCGCGCGATGAAGGTCCTCACGGCGGATTCGTACGCGGAGGACGACCAGCATATCTTTGAGGTTGAGATCCTCAAGCACCTCCGAACGGCCGATCCGAAACACAAGGGCTATTCTTACATCAACCATCTTCTCGACGAGTTCGAACACGAAGGGCCCAATGGGAAGCATGTTTGTCTGATCTTCGAGCCAATGGGCATGTCGCTCCAGGGGTACGCGGATTGTCTGGCGCGGGAAGGCCTAGGCCCCGTTCTCCCAGCCTACGCGATCGCCTCGATCACAAAGCAGCTGTTGTGGGCGCTGTCCTACGCACACGAAAATGGTGTCATCCACACAG ACATCAAGCTCGACAATATTTTCGTTCGATTTTCTACCGACATGAAGGAAGAGATTGACAAAGACTTTCTGCCCTCAACGTACCCGCTCGTGGACTTTGTGAAGCCATACGAACCGTACAGAGTGTTACGGTCGATGCCGATGTACTTGTACTGGGCCAACAACTTGGATGAGATGTTGGACGTTCAAATCTGTCTGGGAGACTGGGGAGTTGCGTCTTGGAAGCACAAGCACCTGTGCGAGAGGGTCCAGCCGGAAGCGATGCGGGCTCCTGAGGTATTCCTCAGATCCGACTGGGACGAATCGGTCGACATATGGAGCCTAGGGCCGACCATTCTGAGGCTTCTCAACGACGAGCCCATGTTCATCACAGAGGTTGCAGGCCATGAAGGCGACCCGTCTTACTCGGAACCGTTCATCCTCATGCAAATGCAGTTGCTGTTCGGGGGTGGCCACTTTCCAGCGTCGATGCTGGATCGCGGGAACCCTGAGTATGTCGAAATGGTGTTCAATGAGAAGGGCAGAGTCAAGTTTtacgatgacgaggagccCGCATCGTTCCGCGAGGGCCGCTGGACACAAAACATTCCGAAAAGCTTTCGGGAGGACGTCACAAGCTGGTTCGAATTTCTCATGAAGCTTGACCCTCGCGAACGACCGAGCATTCGGGAGCTTCTTGACCACCCCTGGCTGAGTACCGAGCGCGTGAAGCCATCGATGGAAGCTGCGACAGATAGTGCCGATGAAGAAGGTGGTAAAGTGTCTGTAAGTGTAAAGGCCGCCATGGGTGAGGAGCAAGAGGCAAAAAATGCGAGTAATGCAAACGAAGGGCATTTGGGTGCTGTGAAGAAGGAAGGAGAggtcatggacgaggacaCTGCCAGCTCTGGTGGCCAGATGCCGGAAAATGCGACACAAGGCCGCCAAAGGGACAAAGAAGCACAGGCATCATCTCGGCCTGAAGTCGCCGCACCAAGTGGTCTCGAAGAGGCAGATCAAGTCACGAAGGCCGAATAG
- a CDS encoding uncharacterized protein (COG:A~EggNog:ENOG503NVV9~antiSMASH:Cluster_2.3) produces the protein MDGSSRLSFDPSRLNKASAAEFSSSASEEEDDYVLPGGTDDNDYGDLNPRKRRRVGRNNKERAALGIFGSDSEEDGPGQRWKRKTLRNKGMNFVSSTAEAATGADANGDEPEDEDDSDDYKPILDKGNAPQIENHRNDDDDDDDDDDGGGVGLGFASAAHGLGWTQRDQGNGSQPPHLPFQTKTNFDGTSVLGRGFVPSSASVPVLKEPAEGGTPPPQNKPAPSAFGAKGKINPKSFGARMMAKMGYVEGKGLGKEGQGRNIVIEANLRPQGVGLGAVKEKSEQERQEEKRQARLRGEEVADSEEEEKKRRKAKKKVLGTAGSSAASTPRRQKKKYLTAEEFKAAAPGLNIPEAFTPILDMTGPEGKMLTSTSGVMTPNPGVSESSEVIEARKLARRAQADLSAFSEEWKSLEERKTWLDLELLEREQEMSDLRSDFERLQGFSTLVQEELAQNSDWKQVISCLQKAVELGSINTETADLAVATIHPFLRGTDWDPLANPTRFASDLKQLSSLFTKSGLNNNGLSVSKWETPAAQTEGVYRRHHKATTPYESMMYKCWLPLVLTAVREWDPLAPGSMLDLVESWNDLLPAFVRAQLMDSIARKLEAALSDWNPKKKRQTHHLPHTWLFPWLQYLPPYHLNPKGTGLVADVKRKFRHLIDAWEFERGVVPGLRQWEDVMGDQWQPLIISHVLPSMGLYLRSNFRVDPADQEPYLPILTGVLKWQCLVGGAVMGELLVQDVFPMWYAKLREWLALDDADLGEVAEWYAWWRGSLLQDLSEVKGVSMELDKGLQIMNLV, from the coding sequence ATGGATGGCTCGTCGCGCCTCTCGTTCGATCCGTCCCGCTTAAACAAGGCCTCTGCTGCGGAGTTCTCGTCGTCTGCTTccgaggaagaagatgatTATGTCCTGCCTGGTGGTACCGATGACAACGATTACGGCGACCTCAACCCTCGGAAACGGCGTCGCGTCGGGAGAAACAACAAAGAGAGGGCTGCACTTGGTATCTTTGGCTCTGAcagcgaggaggatggcCCAGGCCAGCGATGGAAACGAAAAACTCTGAGGAACAAGGGCATGAACTTCGTTTCCTCAACAGCGGAAGCGGCAACAGGCGCGGACGCCAACGGGGACGAACccgaggacgaagacgactcCGACGACTACAAGCCCATTCTTGACAAGGGCAACGCCCCCCAGATTGAGAACCATagaaacgacgacgatgacgacgacgatgacgatgacggcggtggAGTTGGCCTGGGATTCGCCAGTGCTGCCCACGGCTTAGGTTGGACACAGCGGGACCAGGGAAACGGTTCACAGCCACCGCATCTCCCATTCCAAACGAAGACCAACTTTGACGGTACCAGTGTCCTCGGTCGCGGCTTTGTGCCATCTTCGGCCTCCGTGCCGGTGCTCAAGGAGCCGGCGGAAGGGGGAACGCCCCCGCCGCAGAACAAACCGGCGCCCAGCGCATTTGGTGCCAAAGGGAAGATTAATCCAAAGTCTTTTGGAGCTCGCATGATGGCCAAGATGGGGTACGTTGAAGGTAAAGGCCTCGGAAAGGAGGGGCAGGGACGCAACATTGTGATAGAGGCCAACCTCCGGccgcagggcgtcggcctgggcgccgtCAAGGAAAAATCAGAGCAGGAACGGCAGGAGGAAAAGAGGCAAGCCCGTTTACGCGGCGAAGAAGTCGCTGATtcagaggaggaggagaaaaaGAGACGGAAGGCGAAGAAAAAGGTCCTCGGAACGGCTGGCAGCAGTGCCGCGAGCACGCCCCGGCGGCAAAAGAAGAAGTACTTGACAGCCGAAGAGttcaaggcggcggcgccgggtcTGAACATTCCCGAGGCCTTCACCCCGATACTAGACATGACGGGCCCGGAGGGCAAGATgctgacgtcgacgagcggcgtCATGACACCAAATCCGGGCGTTTCGGAGAGTTCCGAAGTCATCGAGGCCAGAAAATTGGCTAGGCGAGCACAAGCCGATCTGTCAGCGTTCTCGGAGGAATGGAAGAGCCTAGAGGAGCGGAAGACATGGCTGGACCTGGAATTGCTCGAGAGGGAGCAAGAAATGAGTGACTTGCGGTCCGACTTCGAACGGCTACAAGGTTTCTCGACCCTGGTTCAAGAAGAGCTGGCGCAGAATTCGGACTGGAAGCAAGTGATCAGCTGCCTTCAAAAAGCCGTTGAATTGGGGTCAATCAACACGGAGACTGCAGACCTTGCAGTCGCGACCATTCATCCATTTCTAAGAGGTACGGACTGGGATCCTCTGGCGAATCCGACGCGCTTCGCGTCGGACCTCAAACAGCTGTCCAGCCTGTTTACGAAATCGGGGTTGAACAACAACGGCCTGTCGGTCAGCAAATGGGAGACCCCAGCGGCACAGACCGAGGGCGTTTACCGGCGACATCACAAAGCGACTACGCCTTACGAAAGCATGATGTACAAATGCTGGCTGCCATTGGTCTTGACTGCGGTTCGCGAGTGGGATCCTCTCGCACCAGGATCAATGCTTGACCTGGTTGAGAGCTGGAACGATCTTTTGCCTGCCTTCGTCAGGGCGCAGCTCATGGACAGCATCGCACGCAAACTCGAGGCGGCATTGTCGGACTGGAAtccgaagaagaagcgccaGACTCATCATCTACCGCACACGTGGCTGTTTCCGTGGCTTCAATACCTGCCGCCGTACCACCTGAACCCCAAAGGCACTGGCCTGGTCGCCGATGTGAAGAGAAAATTTCGACACTTGATCGATGCGTGGGAATTCGAGCGAGGGGTGGTACCAGGCCTGCGACAATGGGAGGATGTCATGGGGGACCAGTGGCAACCGCTCATCATCTCGCACGTACTCCCATCGATGGGTTTGTATCTGCGCAGCAACTTCCGCGTAGACCCGGCGGACCAGGAGCCGTACTTACCCATCCTGACAGGCGTCTTGAAATGGCAGTGCTTGGTCGGTGGCGCGGTGATGGGTGAGCTTCTCGTACAGGACGTGTTCCCGATGTGGTATGCCAAGTTGCGGGAGTGGCTGGCATTGGACGATGCAGACCTGGGCGAAGTTGCTGAGTGGTACGCGTGGTGGAGGGGATCTCTGCTGCAAGATTTGTCGGAAGTCAAGGGTGTGAGCATGGAGCTGGACAAGGGGCTGCAGATTATGAACTTGGTGTAA